In the genome of Pseudomonas bubulae, one region contains:
- the dnaB gene encoding replicative DNA helicase, translating into MNDISAPEQYDLQTAALKVPPHSIEAEQAVLGGLMLDNNAWERVLDQVSDGDFYRHDHRLIFRAIAKLADQNSPIDVVTLAEQLDKEGQTSQVGGLGYLGELAKNTPSVANIKAYAQIVRQRATLRQLIGISTEIADSAFNPEGRSAEEILDEAERQIFAIAEARPKTGGPVSVNDLLTKAIDRIDTLFNTDNAITGLSTGYTDLDGMTSGLQPADLIIVAGRPSMGKTTFAMNLVENAVLRSEKAVLVYSLEMPGESLIMRMLSSLGRIDQTKVRAGRLEDDDWPRLTSAVNLLNDRKLFIDDTAGISPSEMRARTRRLVREHGDIGLIMIDYLQLMQIPGSGGDNRTNEISEISRSLKALAKEFNCPVVALSQLNRSLEQRPNKRPINSDLRESGAIEQDADVIMFVYRDEVYHPETEHKGIAEIIIGKQRNGPIGTTRLAFIGKYTRFENLAPGSYNFDDD; encoded by the coding sequence ATGAACGATATCTCCGCTCCTGAGCAATACGATCTACAAACCGCAGCCCTGAAGGTGCCTCCGCATTCCATCGAGGCCGAACAGGCTGTGCTCGGTGGTTTGATGCTGGACAACAACGCCTGGGAACGCGTGCTGGATCAGGTTTCGGACGGTGATTTTTATCGACATGACCACCGCCTGATCTTCCGCGCCATAGCCAAGCTGGCAGACCAGAACTCCCCGATTGACGTCGTGACCCTTGCCGAGCAACTGGACAAGGAAGGTCAGACTTCGCAGGTGGGCGGCCTGGGCTACCTCGGTGAACTGGCAAAAAATACGCCGTCGGTCGCCAACATCAAGGCCTACGCCCAGATCGTGCGTCAGCGTGCGACGTTGCGTCAGCTTATCGGTATCAGCACCGAAATCGCCGACAGTGCATTCAACCCGGAAGGGCGCAGCGCCGAAGAAATCCTCGATGAGGCCGAGCGCCAGATCTTTGCCATTGCCGAGGCCCGGCCAAAAACCGGTGGCCCGGTGAGCGTCAATGATCTGTTGACCAAAGCCATCGACCGTATCGACACGCTGTTCAACACCGACAACGCCATCACCGGCCTGTCCACCGGTTACACCGACCTCGATGGCATGACCAGCGGCTTGCAGCCTGCGGACTTGATTATCGTCGCCGGTCGTCCATCGATGGGTAAAACCACCTTTGCGATGAACCTGGTTGAAAACGCCGTATTGCGCAGCGAGAAAGCGGTACTGGTTTACTCTCTCGAGATGCCAGGTGAATCGCTGATCATGCGTATGCTGTCATCGCTGGGTCGCATCGACCAGACCAAGGTCCGGGCCGGTCGCCTCGAAGACGACGATTGGCCGCGCCTGACTTCGGCGGTCAACCTGCTCAATGACCGTAAACTGTTTATCGACGATACCGCGGGCATCAGCCCATCGGAAATGCGCGCCCGTACCCGGCGACTGGTGCGTGAGCACGGCGATATCGGCTTGATCATGATCGACTACCTGCAATTGATGCAGATCCCGGGTTCCGGCGGTGACAACCGTACCAACGAAATCTCCGAGATTTCCCGCTCCCTCAAGGCGCTGGCCAAGGAATTCAACTGCCCGGTAGTCGCGCTCTCACAGCTCAACCGTTCCCTGGAGCAGCGGCCCAACAAGCGCCCGATCAACTCCGACTTGCGTGAATCCGGAGCCATCGAGCAGGACGCCGACGTCATCATGTTCGTGTACCGGGACGAGGTGTACCACCCCGAGACCGAGCACAAGGGCATTGCCGAGATCATTATCGGCAAGCAGCGTAACGGCCCGATCGGCACCACGCGCCTGGCGTTTATCGGCAAATACACGCGCTTCGAAAACCTGGCGCCAGGCAGTTACAACTTCGACGACGATTAA
- the rplI gene encoding 50S ribosomal protein L9 produces the protein MQLILLEKVANLGNLGDKVNVKAGYGRNYLLPYGKATAATAANLAAFEERRAELEQAAADKKASAETRAAQLAELEVTITATAGDEGKLFGSIGTHDIADALTASGVEVAKSEVRLPNGTIRNVGEFDVAVHLHAEVEATVRVVVVAA, from the coding sequence ATGCAACTGATCCTTCTGGAAAAAGTCGCGAACCTGGGCAACCTGGGCGACAAAGTAAATGTTAAGGCCGGTTACGGTCGTAACTACCTGCTGCCGTACGGCAAAGCTACCGCTGCAACCGCTGCCAACCTGGCTGCGTTTGAAGAGCGTCGTGCTGAGCTGGAACAAGCTGCTGCAGATAAAAAAGCTTCGGCTGAAACACGCGCTGCCCAACTGGCTGAGCTGGAAGTGACTATCACTGCCACCGCTGGCGACGAAGGCAAGCTGTTCGGCTCGATCGGCACTCACGACATCGCTGATGCACTGACCGCCTCCGGCGTTGAAGTTGCAAAAAGCGAAGTTCGTCTGCCGAACGGCACTATCCGCAACGTTGGCGAATTCGACGTGGCTGTGCACCTGCACGCCGAAGTTGAAGCAACCGTACGCGTTGTTGTGGTAGCTGCTTAA
- the rpsR gene encoding 30S ribosomal protein S18, translated as MARFFRRRKFCRFTAEEVKEIDYKDLNTLKAYVSETGKIVPSRITGTKARYQRQLATAIKRARFLALLAYTDSHGR; from the coding sequence ATGGCACGTTTCTTCCGTCGTCGTAAATTCTGCCGCTTCACCGCAGAAGAAGTGAAAGAGATCGATTACAAGGATCTCAACACTCTGAAAGCTTACGTATCCGAGACCGGCAAAATTGTTCCAAGCCGTATCACCGGTACTAAAGCTCGTTATCAGCGTCAGCTGGCCACCGCTATCAAGCGCGCCCGCTTCCTGGCCCTGCTGGCCTACACCGACAGCCACGGCCGCTGA
- the rpsF gene encoding 30S ribosomal protein S6 → MRHYEIIFLVHPDQSEQVGGMVERYTKLIEEDGGKIHRLEDWGRRQLAYAINNVHKAHYVMLNVECTGKALAELEDNFRYNDAVIRNLVIRRDEAVTGQSEMLKAEENRSERRERRDRPEHSDSADGDDSDNSDASDNADE, encoded by the coding sequence ATGCGTCATTACGAAATCATCTTTTTGGTCCACCCGGATCAAAGCGAACAAGTCGGCGGCATGGTAGAGCGTTACACCAAGCTGATCGAAGAAGACGGCGGCAAAATCCACCGTCTGGAAGATTGGGGCCGTCGTCAACTGGCCTACGCAATCAACAATGTTCACAAGGCTCACTACGTGATGCTGAACGTTGAGTGCACTGGCAAAGCCCTGGCTGAGCTGGAAGACAACTTCCGTTACAACGATGCTGTGATCCGTAACCTGGTCATCCGTCGCGACGAAGCCGTAACTGGCCAGTCCGAGATGCTCAAGGCTGAAGAGAACCGCAGTGAGCGCCGTGAGCGTCGTGACCGTCCTGAGCATTCTGACAGCGCCGATGGCGATGACAGCGATAACAGCGACGCCAGCGATAACGCTGACGAGTAA
- the rlmB gene encoding 23S rRNA (guanosine(2251)-2'-O)-methyltransferase RlmB, translated as MSLEKIYGVHAVEALLRHHPKRVKQVWLAEGRSDPRVQTLIELANENRVAVGQAERREMDVWVEGVHQGVVADVSPSQVWGEAMLDELLDRTEGAPLLLVLDGVTDPHNLGACLRSADAAGALAVIVPKDKSATLTPTVRKVACGAAEVIPLVAVTNLARTLEKLQQCGLWVVGTAGEAEVSIYDQDLTGPTILIMGAEGKGMRRLTREHCDYLVKLPMAGSVSSLNVSVATGVCLFEAQRQRGAKAKTSSKKK; from the coding sequence ATGAGTCTGGAAAAAATCTATGGCGTGCATGCCGTAGAAGCATTGCTGCGTCACCATCCCAAGCGCGTCAAGCAGGTATGGCTGGCAGAAGGTCGCAGTGATCCGCGTGTACAAACGCTGATCGAGCTGGCCAACGAAAACCGTGTGGCTGTCGGCCAGGCCGAGCGTCGTGAAATGGACGTCTGGGTCGAAGGCGTGCACCAGGGTGTGGTGGCGGATGTGAGTCCGAGCCAGGTCTGGGGCGAAGCCATGCTCGACGAGCTGCTCGATCGCACTGAAGGTGCCCCGTTGTTGCTGGTACTGGACGGCGTGACCGATCCCCACAACCTGGGTGCTTGCCTGCGCTCGGCGGATGCTGCCGGTGCGCTGGCTGTTATCGTGCCCAAGGACAAATCTGCAACGCTGACGCCGACGGTACGAAAAGTAGCCTGCGGTGCAGCGGAAGTTATTCCGTTGGTTGCCGTGACCAACCTGGCGCGTACCCTGGAGAAGCTCCAGCAGTGCGGCTTGTGGGTTGTCGGTACGGCCGGTGAGGCTGAAGTCAGTATCTATGACCAGGACCTGACCGGCCCGACCATCCTGATCATGGGTGCAGAAGGCAAGGGCATGCGTCGCCTGACCCGTGAGCACTGTGATTACCTGGTCAAGCTGCCGATGGCCGGCAGCGTCAGCAGCCTGAACGTTTCGGTGGCGACAGGTGTTTGCCTGTTCGAAGCCCAGCGTCAGCGCGGCGCCAAGGCCAAGACTTCTTCGAAGAAGAAGTAA
- the rnr gene encoding ribonuclease R, whose amino-acid sequence MADWQTLDPEAAREAEKYENPIPSRELILQHLAERGSPAAREQLVEEFGLTTEDQIEALRRRLRAMERDAQLIYTRRGTYAPVDKLDLILGRISGHRDGFGFLVPDDGSDDLFMSPAQMRLVFDGDRALARVSGLDRRGRREGVIVEVVSRAHETIVGRYFEEGGIGFVVADNPKIQQEVLVTPGRNAGAKIGQFVEVKITHWPTPRFQPQGDVLEVVGNYMAPGMEIDIALRTYDIPHVWPEAVLKEASRLKPEVEEKDKEKRIDLRHLPFVTIDGEDARDFDDAVFCEAKPGKLRLFSGGWKLYVAIADVSSYVKIGSALDAEAQVRGNSVYFPERVIPMLPEQLSNGLCSLNPKVDRLAMVCEMTISKTGEMTDYQFYEAVIHSQARLTYNKVSTILEQPKTSEAKQLRSEYADVVPHLKQLYSLYKVLLAARHTRGAIDFETQETRIIFGSDRKIADIRPTTRNDAHKLIEECMLAANVATAEFLKKHEIPALYRVHDGPPPERLEKLRAFLGELGLSLHKGKDGPSPKDYQALLASIKDRPDFHLIQTVMLRSLSQAVYSSDNQGHFGLNYEAYTHFTSPIRRYPDLLTHRAIRSVIHSKMDTPHVRRAGAMTIPKARIYPYDEAILEQLGEQCSMSERRADEATRDVTNWLKCEFMKDRVGESFPGVVTAVTGFGLFVELTDIYVEGLVHVTALPGDYYHFDPVHHRLAGERTGRSFRLGDTVEVRVMRVDLDERKIDFEMAEKTLSAPIGRKNRTADAPKTRNAGKAGTKPTEKPVEPAPAARRSAPAKPAKKSSDDAYRPSDAAAKNAELRKSRELKQALLAESKSGGRTSEPGKSGRGAPAKDAGKPSKPSKHRKGPPKSGTAPAAKSGGARKPKAKS is encoded by the coding sequence ATGGCCGATTGGCAGACCCTCGATCCCGAGGCCGCACGTGAAGCGGAAAAATACGAAAACCCTATCCCTAGCCGCGAACTGATCCTTCAGCACCTGGCCGAGCGTGGCTCGCCTGCTGCTCGTGAACAGTTGGTGGAAGAGTTCGGTCTGACCACAGAAGACCAAATCGAGGCCTTGCGCCGTCGCCTGCGTGCGATGGAGCGCGATGCCCAGCTGATTTACACCCGCCGTGGCACTTACGCGCCGGTGGACAAGCTCGACCTGATTCTCGGCCGTATCAGTGGCCACCGCGATGGCTTCGGCTTCCTGGTTCCGGACGACGGCAGCGACGACCTGTTCATGAGCCCTGCGCAAATGCGCCTGGTGTTCGATGGCGACCGTGCGCTGGCCCGTGTTTCGGGGCTGGACCGTCGTGGTCGTCGTGAAGGCGTGATCGTCGAAGTGGTTTCCCGTGCTCACGAAACCATCGTGGGTCGCTACTTTGAAGAAGGTGGTATTGGCTTCGTAGTGGCCGACAACCCGAAGATCCAGCAAGAAGTGCTGGTAACCCCGGGTCGCAACGCTGGCGCAAAAATCGGTCAGTTCGTCGAAGTGAAGATTACTCACTGGCCTACGCCGCGTTTCCAGCCGCAAGGCGATGTACTGGAGGTTGTAGGCAACTACATGGCTCCGGGCATGGAAATCGATATTGCCCTGCGTACTTACGACATTCCTCACGTATGGCCGGAAGCTGTGCTTAAGGAAGCAAGCCGCCTGAAGCCGGAAGTCGAAGAGAAAGACAAAGAGAAGCGCATCGACCTGCGTCATCTGCCGTTCGTCACCATTGACGGCGAAGATGCCCGCGACTTCGATGACGCCGTATTCTGCGAAGCCAAGCCTGGCAAGCTGCGCCTGTTCTCCGGCGGCTGGAAGTTGTACGTGGCAATTGCCGACGTCTCCAGCTACGTGAAAATCGGTTCGGCCCTGGATGCCGAAGCCCAGGTTCGCGGCAACTCGGTGTACTTCCCTGAGCGCGTGATCCCGATGCTGCCTGAGCAGCTGTCCAACGGCCTGTGCTCGCTGAACCCGAAAGTCGACCGTTTGGCCATGGTTTGCGAGATGACCATCTCCAAAACCGGCGAAATGACCGACTATCAGTTCTACGAAGCGGTGATCCATTCCCAGGCACGTCTGACCTACAACAAGGTCAGCACTATTCTGGAGCAGCCGAAAACCAGCGAGGCCAAGCAACTGCGCAGCGAATACGCTGATGTGGTGCCGCACCTCAAGCAGTTGTACTCGTTGTACAAGGTGTTGCTGGCAGCTCGTCATACCCGTGGCGCGATTGATTTTGAAACCCAGGAAACCCGGATCATCTTCGGTTCCGATCGCAAAATTGCCGATATTCGCCCGACCACCCGTAACGATGCGCACAAGCTGATTGAAGAGTGCATGCTGGCGGCCAACGTGGCCACCGCCGAGTTCCTCAAGAAGCACGAGATTCCTGCGCTGTATCGTGTCCACGATGGTCCGCCGCCGGAGCGTCTGGAAAAACTGCGTGCGTTCCTCGGTGAGCTGGGCCTGAGCCTGCACAAAGGTAAAGATGGTCCGTCGCCAAAGGATTACCAGGCATTGCTGGCCAGCATCAAGGACCGTCCGGATTTCCACCTGATCCAGACCGTAATGCTGCGTTCGTTGAGCCAGGCGGTATACAGCTCCGATAACCAGGGCCACTTCGGCCTGAATTATGAAGCCTATACCCACTTCACCTCGCCGATTCGTCGCTACCCTGACCTGTTGACCCACCGTGCGATCCGCAGCGTGATCCATTCCAAGATGGATACCCCGCACGTTCGCCGTGCTGGTGCGATGACCATTCCGAAAGCGCGCATCTATCCGTACGACGAAGCGATCCTGGAGCAGCTCGGCGAGCAGTGCTCCATGAGCGAGCGCCGTGCCGACGAGGCCACCCGCGATGTGACCAACTGGCTCAAGTGCGAGTTCATGAAGGATCGCGTAGGCGAGTCGTTCCCTGGCGTGGTAACGGCAGTGACCGGTTTTGGCCTGTTCGTGGAACTGACCGATATCTATGTTGAAGGTCTGGTTCACGTAACTGCCTTGCCGGGCGACTACTACCACTTCGACCCTGTGCATCACCGCCTGGCGGGCGAGCGCACCGGTCGCAGCTTCCGCTTGGGTGATACCGTTGAAGTGCGGGTCATGCGCGTCGATCTCGACGAGCGCAAGATCGACTTCGAAATGGCGGAAAAAACCCTCAGTGCGCCGATTGGTCGTAAAAATCGTACTGCTGATGCGCCTAAAACCAGGAATGCAGGCAAGGCTGGTACCAAGCCGACTGAAAAGCCGGTTGAGCCAGCCCCGGCTGCACGTCGCAGTGCGCCGGCCAAGCCCGCTAAAAAATCCTCGGATGATGCTTATCGCCCAAGCGATGCTGCGGCAAAAAACGCCGAGCTGCGCAAAAGCCGTGAACTGAAACAGGCGCTGCTGGCCGAATCGAAAAGCGGCGGTCGGACATCGGAGCCGGGAAAGTCGGGTAGGGGGGCGCCTGCAAAAGATGCGGGCAAGCCTTCCAAGCCGAGCAAACATCGTAAAGGCCCGCCAAAATCGGGCACCGCTCCAGCCGCCAAAAGCGGCGGGGCGCGCAAACCTAAGGCCAAGTCATGA
- a CDS encoding sigma-70 family RNA polymerase sigma factor encodes MPDTNDRLQLYLTHRIALVDYAAPIVGCRAKAEDVVQDAWLRFSQGADNLAPLTQPVGYLYRIVRNLAFDLNRRATLENRHTTHSESLDEHISNAPSPEQQALHVDELRKLQHALSRLPERTRQAFVLHRLQGLTFQQIGTQLGISVSLAHQLVRDALTYCAEQLSDD; translated from the coding sequence GTGCCCGACACCAATGACAGGCTCCAGCTTTACCTGACGCATCGTATCGCCCTGGTCGACTATGCCGCCCCCATCGTGGGCTGCCGGGCCAAGGCAGAAGATGTGGTTCAAGACGCCTGGCTGCGCTTCAGCCAGGGCGCGGACAACCTCGCCCCGCTGACACAACCGGTGGGCTATCTTTACCGTATCGTGCGCAACCTGGCCTTTGACCTCAATCGCCGGGCAACCCTGGAAAACCGCCACACCACCCATAGCGAATCATTGGACGAACACATTTCCAACGCGCCTTCGCCCGAGCAGCAAGCCTTGCATGTGGACGAATTGCGCAAATTGCAACATGCTTTGTCCCGCCTGCCGGAGCGCACGCGCCAGGCATTCGTATTGCATCGCCTGCAAGGCCTGACGTTTCAGCAAATCGGCACGCAACTTGGCATATCCGTGAGCCTGGCCCACCAATTGGTCCGCGACGCCCTGACCTACTGCGCGGAACAACTGAGTGATGACTGA
- a CDS encoding FecR domain-containing protein yields MTEKPPPNPIWETALDWLLLIQENPQDSELTERLNHWRASAPEHDAAYRKALKVWSLSGEALTLPATTAPAPPMARPPQRLSRRKRALVGAAVAASALLMWGPDWQAMQADHRSPTGEHRTVALSDGSQMLLDSNTLADVQFNPDQREVTLLRGQAFFSVTHDANRAFYVNAGDVRVRVTGTAFAVNLDDNGVDVSVESGTVAVQTPQASVSATHLLGHGDQLHFTANGQRTRIVQLPQEQIAPWRRWQLVAVDQSIDDVITQLRRYQPGLILLTDKALGQRRITAALNLRDPKRALQTAIAPLGGRLQDSVPYTLIVSTKP; encoded by the coding sequence ATGACTGAAAAACCGCCCCCGAACCCGATCTGGGAAACCGCACTGGACTGGCTGCTGCTGATCCAGGAGAACCCTCAAGACTCCGAACTGACCGAACGCCTGAACCACTGGCGCGCCAGCGCCCCTGAGCACGACGCGGCTTATCGCAAGGCGCTCAAGGTCTGGAGCCTGAGCGGCGAGGCGCTCACCCTGCCGGCGACAACAGCACCGGCCCCGCCGATGGCACGCCCACCCCAGCGCCTGAGCCGGCGCAAACGCGCACTGGTCGGCGCCGCCGTGGCCGCCAGCGCCCTGCTGATGTGGGGCCCCGACTGGCAGGCGATGCAAGCCGACCACCGCAGCCCCACCGGCGAACACCGCACAGTGGCGCTCAGCGATGGCAGCCAGATGCTTCTCGACAGCAATACGCTTGCCGATGTGCAGTTCAACCCCGATCAGCGAGAAGTCACGCTATTGCGTGGCCAGGCCTTTTTCTCGGTGACCCACGATGCCAACCGCGCCTTCTACGTCAACGCCGGTGACGTGCGGGTTCGGGTGACCGGCACCGCGTTTGCGGTCAACCTGGACGACAACGGTGTCGACGTCAGCGTCGAGAGCGGCACGGTTGCGGTACAAACGCCGCAAGCATCGGTTTCGGCCACGCACCTGCTGGGCCATGGCGACCAACTGCACTTCACTGCAAACGGCCAGCGCACGCGCATCGTGCAATTGCCCCAGGAGCAAATCGCGCCCTGGCGTCGCTGGCAGCTGGTGGCGGTCGATCAATCGATCGATGACGTGATCACCCAGTTGCGCCGCTATCAGCCGGGCCTGATTCTGCTGACGGACAAGGCGCTGGGGCAACGACGCATCACCGCAGCCCTGAACCTGCGCGACCCCAAACGCGCACTGCAAACCGCCATTGCCCCATTGGGCGGACGCCTGCAGGACAGCGTGCCCTACACCCTGATCGTCTCGACCAAGCCCTGA
- a CDS encoding TonB-dependent receptor, translated as MPSSRLRCVSVARYRSLSLALLLGLPALAIAASPAADTPISRQQLHFQIPAQPLASALIAFSQQSGWQVSAESTVLNGLTSSPVDASTSPEKALAHLLRGTGMLWEVTSSDSASILPPAQSDVLQIKSTPITAMEPVFQGEQVIDRQMIEDLPSGNGDITSLLRTNPNVQFDNSQLSSKNPGEIAPADISINGARPWQNLFIVDGMSMNNDLDPGNSNDDFDEIPGRSQGLALDTDLLENIKVYDSNVPVEFGGFNGGVVEANTRDPRKELHGKVSVQMTRSEWTRYHLNKDDPDLENFKAGFGNNYQPDFEKVITRATLEGHLTDNFGLLGTFSRKESTMPTRLFSVANQTETAMETEEQSRRIDNYFLKATWQINEDWKLDTTLTHAPETARTYGPNSLVSGRDMDAGGDSISTRLVWNAPLARVEQNLSWSELNTSRYSDRDYMILWRTSASRDWSTSAFATEGGFGDIEETQKTLAYKLKADWNSFKWLGVDHSLQTGLELSQNSASYERGTPYSSYAVDKATSCTGNDPLCSMAPTINGWPGQYANKMTVTQGKIAFDTRSWALYLQDEMHYKRLTVRPGIRVDGDNYMNQITFAPRLATELDVFGDGKTRLTAGANRYYGRNLYAYRLRDGIASMSTEYTRKTQTSD; from the coding sequence ATGCCTTCTTCGCGTTTGCGTTGTGTCAGTGTTGCTCGCTATCGATCGTTGTCCCTGGCCCTGTTGCTCGGCCTGCCCGCACTGGCCATCGCTGCCAGCCCGGCAGCCGACACGCCAATCAGCCGTCAACAACTGCACTTCCAGATCCCGGCCCAGCCTTTGGCCAGCGCCCTGATTGCGTTTTCCCAGCAGTCAGGCTGGCAGGTCAGCGCGGAAAGCACCGTGCTCAACGGCCTGACCAGCTCGCCAGTCGATGCCAGCACCAGCCCCGAAAAAGCCCTGGCCCACCTGTTGCGCGGCACGGGCATGCTATGGGAAGTGACCTCGTCTGACAGCGCCTCAATCCTGCCGCCCGCCCAAAGCGATGTGCTGCAAATCAAAAGCACCCCCATCACGGCGATGGAGCCGGTGTTCCAGGGCGAACAGGTGATCGACCGGCAGATGATCGAGGACCTGCCCTCGGGCAACGGTGATATCACCAGCCTGCTGCGCACCAACCCCAACGTGCAGTTCGACAACAGCCAGTTGAGCAGCAAAAACCCGGGGGAAATCGCCCCCGCCGATATCAGCATCAACGGCGCACGGCCCTGGCAGAACCTGTTTATCGTTGACGGCATGAGCATGAACAACGACCTGGACCCGGGCAACAGCAACGACGACTTCGATGAGATACCGGGGCGCAGCCAGGGCCTGGCGCTGGACACCGACCTGCTGGAAAACATCAAGGTCTACGACAGTAACGTGCCGGTAGAATTTGGCGGCTTCAATGGCGGTGTAGTCGAAGCCAATACCCGCGACCCCCGCAAGGAACTGCACGGCAAGGTGTCGGTACAAATGACCCGCTCCGAGTGGACCCGCTATCACCTGAACAAAGACGACCCGGACCTGGAAAATTTCAAGGCCGGCTTTGGCAACAACTACCAGCCCGACTTCGAAAAAGTCATCACCCGCGCCACCCTCGAAGGCCACCTGACCGACAACTTCGGCTTGCTGGGCACCTTCTCGCGTAAAGAATCCACCATGCCGACCCGCCTGTTTTCCGTGGCCAACCAGACCGAAACGGCAATGGAGACCGAAGAACAATCGCGGCGCATCGACAACTACTTCCTCAAGGCCACCTGGCAGATCAACGAAGACTGGAAGCTCGATACCACCCTGACCCACGCGCCGGAAACCGCCCGCACCTACGGCCCCAACTCGCTGGTGTCCGGCCGCGATATGGATGCCGGTGGCGACAGTATCAGTACGCGCCTGGTGTGGAACGCGCCCCTGGCCCGGGTTGAGCAGAACCTGAGCTGGAGCGAGCTGAATACCTCACGCTATTCCGACCGCGACTACATGATCCTCTGGCGAACTTCGGCCAGTCGCGACTGGAGCACCTCGGCATTCGCCACCGAAGGCGGTTTTGGCGATATCGAAGAAACCCAAAAAACCCTGGCCTACAAACTCAAGGCCGACTGGAACAGCTTCAAATGGCTGGGTGTGGATCATTCGCTGCAAACTGGCCTGGAGCTGTCGCAGAACTCGGCCAGCTATGAGCGCGGCACACCCTACAGCAGCTATGCGGTGGACAAGGCCACGTCATGCACCGGCAATGACCCGCTGTGCTCAATGGCACCAACAATCAATGGCTGGCCTGGCCAGTATGCGAACAAGATGACCGTTACCCAGGGCAAAATTGCCTTCGACACGCGTTCATGGGCGCTGTATCTGCAAGACGAAATGCACTACAAGCGCCTCACCGTCAGGCCCGGCATCCGGGTGGACGGCGACAACTATATGAATCAGATCACCTTCGCCCCGCGCCTGGCCACCGAGCTGGACGTGTTTGGCGATGGCAAGACCCGCCTCACTGCCGGCGCCAACCGTTACTACGGACGCAACCTTTACGCCTATCGCCTGCGCGACGGTATTGCCTCGATGAGCACCGAATACACCCGCAAGACGCAGACGTCTGACTGA
- a CDS encoding cytochrome c peroxidase, which yields MKTLFLGLTLGTLTLNAVACDEQAADYKTCIAQQYRQPVAQWPSPLVDADVQWQEMAALPAHAPAPPDNPFSEAKAELGKKLFNDPKLSRSGQIACASCHEADMAFADGRRVSFGHDRQSGRRNAPSLAMSGYSPALFWDGRGGTLEQQAMHPIVDPVEMAFDIPQLLQRLNTNSAYREEFAQVFGPGPITPQQTAQALATFQRTLVSATRNTAFEQLLRGRPQRMSDEQLYGLHLFRTKARCMNCHFGPALSDEQFHNVGLSYYGRKYEDLGRYEVTRKPEDVGAFRTPSLRLVMKTAPWMHNGLFVNMEGTLAFYNMGMPRPRPNAQQVNDPLFPRTSDRLKALNMDKDELRALRSFLDTL from the coding sequence TTGAAGACCCTATTCCTCGGCCTGACCCTCGGCACCCTGACCCTGAACGCAGTCGCCTGCGACGAACAGGCCGCCGACTACAAAACCTGCATCGCCCAACAATACCGCCAGCCCGTCGCCCAATGGCCTTCACCCCTGGTAGATGCCGATGTGCAATGGCAGGAAATGGCCGCCCTGCCCGCCCACGCCCCCGCACCGCCGGATAACCCGTTCAGCGAAGCCAAGGCCGAGTTGGGCAAAAAACTGTTCAACGACCCCAAGCTCTCGCGCTCCGGGCAAATCGCCTGCGCTTCGTGCCATGAAGCCGATATGGCCTTTGCCGATGGCCGCCGCGTCTCGTTCGGGCATGACCGCCAGAGCGGCCGACGCAATGCCCCCAGCCTGGCAATGAGCGGCTACAGCCCGGCGCTGTTCTGGGACGGGCGCGGTGGCACTCTGGAACAGCAAGCCATGCACCCCATCGTCGACCCGGTGGAAATGGCCTTTGATATCCCGCAACTGCTGCAACGGCTCAATACCAATAGCGCTTACCGGGAGGAGTTTGCACAAGTTTTCGGGCCAGGCCCGATCACCCCACAGCAAACCGCCCAGGCCCTGGCCACCTTTCAGCGCACGCTGGTCAGCGCCACGCGCAACACCGCCTTCGAGCAACTGCTGCGCGGGCGCCCGCAACGCATGAGCGATGAGCAGCTCTATGGCCTGCATCTGTTTCGCACCAAGGCACGCTGCATGAACTGCCACTTCGGCCCGGCGCTGAGCGACGAGCAGTTTCATAACGTCGGCCTGAGTTACTACGGGCGTAAATACGAAGACCTCGGGCGCTACGAAGTAACGCGCAAACCAGAAGACGTGGGGGCATTTCGTACGCCGTCATTGCGCCTGGTGATGAAAACCGCACCGTGGATGCACAACGGCCTGTTTGTGAACATGGAAGGCACGCTGGCGTTCTACAACATGGGCATGCCCCGCCCGCGCCCCAACGCGCAACAGGTCAACGACCCGTTGTTCCCACGCACCAGCGACCGGCTCAAGGCGCTGAACATGGACAAGGACGAACTGCGGGCCTTGCGCAGCTTTCTCGACACACTGTAG